From candidate division KSB1 bacterium, one genomic window encodes:
- the tgt gene encoding tRNA guanosine(34) transglycosylase Tgt: MTLDFQVVHQDKTSKARLGRISTAHGEIQTPVFMPVGTQGTVKSLSPRELVDVGSQIILGNTYHLYLRPGHEIIERAGGLHKFSSWEKPILTDSGGYQVYSLSDLCKITDEGATFQSHHDGSYHELTPERAIEIQMSLGSDIMMVLDECPPYPSPESYLAESVERTKKWAQRCLVKWQNSEPKFGYKQSLFAIVQGSTDAKLRKVSAEPLIEMDFPGYAIGGLSIGEPKPILFEMVAVCTDILPENKPRYLMGMGKPEDLVEGVSLGVDMFDCVIPTRNGRKGQFFTWTGTINVRNEAYKEDFLPVDETCKCYTCLNFSRAYLRHLFHSAELLGLRLGSLHNLYFYHQLTQQMRQSIESNNFNSWKQDFLNHYKFSSEVNKEEN; the protein is encoded by the coding sequence TTGACCTTAGATTTCCAAGTGGTACATCAAGATAAGACCAGCAAAGCTAGACTAGGGCGTATTAGCACGGCTCACGGAGAAATCCAGACTCCAGTGTTTATGCCGGTAGGAACGCAGGGCACAGTCAAAAGTCTTTCTCCGCGGGAGCTAGTTGATGTCGGAAGCCAGATCATTCTCGGCAATACCTACCATCTTTATTTACGGCCCGGTCATGAAATAATCGAAAGGGCAGGGGGACTGCACAAATTTTCCAGTTGGGAAAAACCGATTTTGACGGACAGCGGTGGATATCAGGTTTATAGTCTGTCGGATTTATGCAAAATCACCGACGAGGGGGCCACTTTCCAGTCACATCACGACGGCTCTTATCATGAATTAACCCCGGAACGGGCAATTGAAATTCAGATGAGCTTAGGCTCAGACATCATGATGGTATTGGACGAATGTCCGCCTTATCCGAGCCCGGAAAGTTACCTAGCCGAGTCCGTCGAAAGGACAAAAAAATGGGCGCAGCGCTGTCTGGTAAAATGGCAAAACTCTGAACCGAAATTTGGGTATAAGCAGTCACTCTTTGCAATCGTTCAAGGAAGCACCGATGCCAAATTACGGAAAGTTAGTGCCGAGCCTCTCATCGAAATGGATTTTCCGGGATATGCAATTGGCGGCCTGTCAATCGGAGAACCAAAACCAATTTTGTTTGAAATGGTAGCCGTCTGCACGGATATTTTACCTGAAAATAAGCCGCGTTATTTGATGGGAATGGGCAAGCCCGAAGACTTAGTCGAAGGCGTCTCATTGGGCGTTGACATGTTTGACTGCGTGATTCCGACAAGGAACGGTCGGAAAGGGCAGTTTTTCACATGGACCGGTACAATTAACGTTAGAAATGAAGCTTATAAGGAGGATTTTCTTCCTGTTGACGAAACTTGTAAATGTTATACATGTTTAAACTTCTCAAGAGCCTATCTGCGGCACTTGTTTCATAGTGCTGAATTGCTTGGTTTAAGGCTGGGAAGCCTACATAATTTATATTTTTATCACCAGTTAACTCAACAAATGAGGCAAAGCATTGAGAGCAATAATTTTAATTCGTGGAAACAAGATTTTTTAAATCACTATAAATTTTCTTCGGAAGTTAATAAAGAAGAAAACTAA
- the yajC gene encoding preprotein translocase subunit YajC, with protein sequence MGGLIVPMVLIFAVMYFLIFRPQAKKQKQQQAMISALQKGDKVVTSGGIYGTIVGIKENEKTLLIEIAEKIKIKITRSSIARKVE encoded by the coding sequence ATGGGTGGACTTATTGTTCCCATGGTGTTGATTTTCGCAGTCATGTATTTCTTGATTTTTAGGCCGCAAGCCAAAAAACAAAAGCAGCAACAAGCCATGATAAGTGCTCTACAAAAAGGCGACAAAGTTGTTACTTCGGGCGGTATTTATGGTACAATCGTCGGGATTAAAGAAAATGAAAAGACGCTTCTTATAGAAATTGCCGAGAAAATCAAAATAAAAATCACCCGCTCCTCAATCGCCCGAAAAGTAGAATAG
- the def gene encoding peptide deformylase has translation MALRYIVKYGHPVLRLKAREIKKIGDSIRDLAEDMIETMEAAEGIGLAAPQIAEPITLLVINSGLIEEDAPSKAYINPVILAEEGTFNMEEGCLSIPDIREDVVRPEKIKIKYQDLDGLEHEEECSGMLARVLQHEVDHLNGVLFIDRISQIKRKLLSKKLKAIVAQSKEEAAVP, from the coding sequence ATGGCGTTGCGCTATATCGTAAAGTATGGTCATCCGGTTTTAAGGCTTAAGGCCAGGGAAATTAAAAAAATTGGCGACTCGATCCGCGACCTGGCCGAAGATATGATTGAAACCATGGAGGCCGCTGAAGGCATTGGTTTGGCGGCCCCGCAAATTGCCGAGCCGATCACTTTGCTTGTGATCAATTCCGGTCTGATTGAAGAAGATGCACCTTCAAAAGCGTACATCAATCCGGTAATTCTCGCGGAAGAAGGTACCTTTAACATGGAAGAGGGGTGTTTAAGTATCCCGGATATCCGTGAGGACGTTGTCAGGCCTGAGAAAATTAAGATAAAATACCAGGATCTGGATGGCCTGGAACATGAAGAAGAGTGCAGCGGAATGCTGGCCCGTGTTCTTCAGCATGAAGTCGACCACCTCAATGGTGTTTTATTTATCGATCGGATCAGCCAAATCAAACGAAAACTGCTGTCAAAAAAGCTAAAAGCCATAGTCGCACAAAGTAAAGAGGAGGCTGCTGTACCCTAA
- a CDS encoding methionyl-tRNA formyltransferase, with product MKILFMGTPEFAVPSLTSIYESTHELVGVVTAPDKPVGRGLKIKPSPIKQKALEFDLLLFQPIDLKDSEFSPEIRKLNPDLFVVVAFRILPPEVFELPPQGTINLHSSLLPKYRGAAPINWAIINGEKETGVTTIMIQQKVDTGDIILQKKVQIGDDETAGELHDKLANLGAELLLESINLIAAGNASPKIQTGTGTKAPKLTKELGLINWDEPSGQIRNLIRGLNPYPGAYTFLNSKLIKLFRAQLIENSNSDQRPGEITGVDPKNGLIQIATGSGNLQVTELQPEGKRRLTAAEYLKGYQLKVGDKFGPK from the coding sequence ATGAAAATTCTTTTCATGGGAACGCCGGAGTTTGCAGTTCCCAGTTTAACATCAATCTATGAGAGCACGCATGAGTTAGTTGGGGTCGTGACTGCCCCGGATAAGCCGGTTGGCCGGGGATTGAAAATTAAGCCGTCTCCTATAAAACAAAAAGCTCTGGAATTTGACCTCCTGTTATTTCAACCAATCGATTTAAAAGATTCTGAATTTAGTCCGGAAATCAGGAAGTTGAATCCCGACTTATTTGTAGTGGTTGCTTTCCGCATTTTACCTCCCGAAGTTTTCGAGCTTCCGCCGCAAGGCACGATTAATCTGCATTCGTCACTCTTACCCAAATATCGCGGCGCAGCACCGATTAATTGGGCTATCATAAATGGTGAAAAAGAAACCGGCGTAACCACCATCATGATACAGCAAAAAGTTGATACGGGCGATATTATTTTGCAGAAAAAAGTACAAATTGGCGATGATGAAACCGCTGGAGAATTACATGACAAACTGGCCAATTTGGGCGCTGAGCTACTTCTCGAATCTATAAACCTAATTGCAGCCGGGAACGCGTCTCCAAAAATCCAAACCGGTACAGGGACCAAAGCGCCTAAGCTAACAAAAGAGCTTGGCCTTATCAATTGGGATGAGCCTAGCGGACAAATTCGCAATTTGATCAGAGGGTTGAATCCCTACCCAGGGGCTTATACTTTTCTTAATAGCAAGTTGATAAAGCTATTTCGCGCACAGCTAATAGAGAATTCAAACTCTGACCAGCGGCCGGGTGAGATAACCGGTGTTGATCCAAAAAATGGACTGATTCAAATTGCAACCGGTTCTGGGAATCTTCAAGTCACGGAGCTTCAACCGGAAGGTAAACGTCGATTGACTGCCGCTGAGTATTTAAAGGGCTATCAATTAAAAGTAGGTGACAAATTTGGCCCAAAGTAG
- the rsmB gene encoding 16S rRNA (cytosine(967)-C(5))-methyltransferase RsmB, with the protein MAQSSLSARKTSVELLERICTNGEYSSEVIQAELQKSNLSQKDKSLVLELVNGTLRWQGQLDWILSQYFHGNFEKSPHMLKRILEVSLYQIRFLDKVPEYAAVSEGVQIAKNAGGQRWGKLVNAVLRNYQRSSNSIKFPTVESDPVLAISIRHSHPKWLVQRWLERYGLERTIQFCEHNNRRHEITLRTNLKKISRQSLLKELEASGIQAQPSKYFDDFIKISKPQELTKLRLFKEGFFAIQDESTALATQLLALKDGDTVLDMCAAPGGKTCHIAQLVGGEGKVTAVDIKSNRLNLLKENATRLGVKSIQALVGNAAEIDLPKVDKILLDAPCSGLGVLSKRADLRWKRKQHDILNIRKIQKKLLKNAARLLKQKGTLVYSTCTLEPEENEELIEEFLKEHAEFRIGLDSESLHKTFSTPKGYWTSVPYEHKMDGVFAVKLIKSN; encoded by the coding sequence TTGGCCCAAAGTAGCCTATCCGCTCGCAAGACCTCCGTCGAATTGCTGGAACGCATTTGCACGAACGGGGAATATTCAAGCGAGGTTATCCAGGCCGAACTTCAAAAATCAAACTTGTCTCAAAAGGACAAGTCTCTGGTTTTGGAACTGGTTAACGGGACGCTTCGCTGGCAAGGACAATTGGATTGGATTTTATCGCAGTATTTTCACGGCAACTTTGAAAAGAGCCCCCATATGTTAAAAAGGATTCTTGAGGTCAGTTTGTATCAAATTCGATTCTTAGACAAGGTTCCCGAGTATGCCGCGGTTTCTGAAGGCGTTCAAATTGCTAAAAATGCTGGAGGTCAGCGTTGGGGCAAACTTGTCAACGCTGTCCTGAGAAATTACCAGAGAAGCAGCAATTCGATAAAGTTTCCTACCGTTGAAAGCGATCCTGTTTTAGCCATATCAATTCGGCATTCACATCCCAAATGGTTGGTGCAGCGATGGTTGGAGCGCTATGGTTTAGAAAGAACGATTCAATTTTGTGAGCATAACAATCGCCGACACGAAATTACGCTACGCACTAACTTAAAAAAAATATCACGCCAATCCCTTTTGAAAGAACTGGAAGCAAGCGGTATTCAGGCGCAACCTTCAAAATATTTTGATGACTTCATAAAAATTTCGAAACCCCAAGAGTTGACTAAATTAAGGCTTTTTAAAGAGGGATTTTTTGCAATTCAGGACGAAAGTACCGCCTTAGCCACTCAACTTTTGGCTCTAAAAGACGGCGACACCGTGTTGGATATGTGTGCCGCGCCAGGTGGTAAAACGTGTCATATCGCACAACTGGTGGGAGGAGAAGGTAAAGTGACCGCAGTTGATATCAAATCCAACCGGCTTAATTTATTAAAAGAGAATGCAACTCGCCTGGGGGTAAAGTCCATTCAGGCGTTGGTCGGGAATGCCGCAGAAATAGACCTGCCAAAGGTTGATAAAATACTATTGGATGCACCTTGTTCCGGTTTAGGTGTGTTGTCGAAACGAGCAGATCTGCGCTGGAAGCGTAAACAACACGATATCCTCAACATCCGTAAAATTCAAAAAAAATTACTGAAAAATGCCGCCCGGTTGTTGAAACAGAAAGGTACTTTGGTTTACAGCACATGCACACTTGAACCCGAAGAAAATGAAGAGTTAATAGAGGAATTTCTAAAAGAGCACGCTGAATTTAGAATTGGGCTCGATTCAGAGTCCCTGCATAAAACTTTTTCAACGCCTAAAGGATATTGGACTTCAGTACCATATGAGCATAAAATGGACGGTGTTTTTGCTGTCAAGCTGATTAAATCAAATTAA
- a CDS encoding PASTA domain-containing protein: protein MAIKGTLQNVFTRKRLVLLGTYFIMLVLAVILLDQFAMPWYTKHGEALAVPNVIAQRFEDAKELLELQGLDVVKAGEKNNAHLPFGYVVEQNPLPNRLVKMGRRVYLTISTGERKFQMPNFIGLSETNARERLKSYSLLLEDIVYRYSAEEPRDVVMAQSKDHGTLVKVGTPIEITVSLGEPTENVIVPSLLGKTFNVAKRELQKAGLVVGNITYKINNDYIPNSVLFQSLEAETEAAHGDTVDLLITRFKQE, encoded by the coding sequence ATGGCAATAAAAGGAACCTTGCAAAACGTTTTTACTCGAAAAAGACTCGTTCTTTTAGGAACCTATTTCATAATGTTGGTTCTTGCGGTTATCCTATTGGATCAATTTGCCATGCCTTGGTACACAAAACACGGAGAAGCGCTGGCGGTCCCAAACGTGATTGCTCAGCGATTTGAAGATGCAAAGGAATTACTGGAGTTGCAGGGCCTTGACGTCGTTAAAGCAGGAGAAAAAAACAACGCCCATCTACCTTTCGGGTACGTTGTCGAACAAAACCCGCTTCCGAACAGATTGGTTAAAATGGGGCGGCGTGTTTACTTGACGATTAGTACAGGCGAACGTAAATTTCAAATGCCTAATTTTATTGGCCTTTCTGAAACAAACGCAAGAGAACGCTTGAAAAGTTACAGTCTTCTTTTGGAAGATATTGTGTATAGATACAGCGCTGAAGAGCCACGGGATGTTGTGATGGCTCAATCAAAGGATCACGGAACCCTGGTGAAAGTGGGTACTCCCATCGAAATTACCGTTAGTTTAGGCGAGCCAACTGAAAATGTGATCGTTCCGTCGTTACTGGGCAAAACTTTTAATGTTGCTAAAAGAGAGCTTCAAAAGGCCGGTTTAGTGGTGGGCAACATTACCTATAAAATAAATAATGACTATATACCTAATTCCGTGCTGTTTCAATCATTGGAAGCTGAAACTGAGGCAGCCCATGGCGATACTGTCGATTTATTGATCACAAGATTTAAGCAAGAATGA
- a CDS encoding cold-shock protein, with amino-acid sequence MAIGTVKWFNDHKGYGFIEQDDGEDVFVHFSVIEMDGYKTLQEGIKVEFDCITGEKGLQATKVVKPS; translated from the coding sequence ATGGCTATAGGCACGGTTAAATGGTTTAATGATCACAAGGGTTATGGTTTCATTGAGCAAGATGATGGTGAAGATGTTTTCGTACACTTTTCAGTCATAGAAATGGACGGCTACAAAACATTACAGGAGGGAATAAAGGTCGAATTTGACTGCATAACAGGCGAAAAAGGGCTTCAAGCAACTAAAGTGGTTAAACCATCGTAA
- the xerD gene encoding site-specific tyrosine recombinase XerD, which translates to MEDYLQEFLNFLRIEKNAATNTILSYQNDLIRYLNFLKNKELDDFSTIRPSDVLALIHLLNEMGLSPASNARNLSAIKMFHRFLVSEDYFKNDPTVNISFPKQASTLPKTLNQMEVEKILEQPDCDNPKGLRDRAMLEFLYAAGLRVSELLSVQLSDLFFSDGFIRIVGKGRKERIIPIGEQAIYYTNRYLENVRSLIARAGKSRNFVFLNWRGRPLTRMGFWKILRGYWVASGIKKKVSPHTFRHSFATHLIEGGADLRAVQEMLGHADISTTQIYTHLDREYLKEVHRSFHPREKYGRTHLKEFA; encoded by the coding sequence ATGGAAGACTACTTACAGGAGTTTCTGAATTTTCTTCGCATAGAAAAGAACGCAGCAACCAATACTATCTTATCCTACCAAAATGATTTGATTCGTTATTTAAATTTTCTCAAAAATAAAGAGTTAGATGATTTTTCAACAATTCGTCCATCCGATGTCCTTGCTTTAATTCACTTATTGAATGAAATGGGCCTTTCCCCGGCCAGCAACGCCAGAAATCTCTCCGCCATAAAAATGTTTCACCGGTTTTTAGTCAGTGAGGACTATTTCAAAAACGATCCTACGGTTAACATTAGTTTCCCGAAACAAGCCAGTACATTGCCAAAAACCTTGAATCAAATGGAAGTCGAAAAGATTCTTGAACAGCCGGACTGTGACAATCCAAAAGGACTCCGCGACAGGGCCATGCTGGAATTCTTATATGCGGCAGGACTTAGAGTGTCTGAACTGCTCTCGGTTCAATTATCCGATTTATTTTTTTCGGATGGATTTATCCGAATCGTTGGCAAGGGTAGAAAGGAACGAATTATACCAATCGGAGAGCAGGCAATTTATTATACTAACCGTTATCTGGAAAATGTCAGGTCTCTAATTGCCAGGGCGGGCAAGAGTCGTAATTTTGTGTTTTTAAATTGGCGCGGTAGACCCTTAACGAGGATGGGTTTCTGGAAAATTCTAAGAGGGTATTGGGTTGCTTCCGGAATCAAGAAAAAGGTTTCGCCACATACATTTCGGCACTCCTTTGCGACCCATCTCATTGAAGGAGGTGCCGATCTTCGGGCTGTTCAGGAAATGCTGGGACACGCTGATATTTCCACGACGCAAATATACACACATTTAGATCGCGAATATTTAAAAGAAGTGCACCGGAGTTTTCATCCACGGGAAAAATATGGCAGGACTCATTTAAAAGAATTTGCTTAA